The Bacteroidota bacterium genome contains a region encoding:
- a CDS encoding serine hydrolase, whose translation MRCNFYPGLTIILFLSCFVPAVLAQNTIQISGYKTKVADHWVDSVLNSLSLDEKIAQLLSVRAYSNKGPEHQKAIMDLIRKYGIGGLTFFQGGPVRQAILTNIYQSQAQVPLLISLDAEWGLGMRLDSTISFPYQMTLGAMNSDTLVYAMASEIARQCRRLGVHMNLAPVVDINNNPHNPVINYRSFGEDKTNVAGKGLAYMHGLQDNGVLATAKHFPGHGDTGSDSHYTLPVIKHSKSRLDSLELVPFKQLIDEGTAGVMMAHLFLPAYDTTRNLASSLSQPIVNGLLREYMGFKGLIITDALDMQGVTNYFKPGDIELQAFRAGNDILLLPQDVPTAIKSIKQAVRNGLIKESDIISRCRNVLTFKYLAGLADYKPVIIRGLTEDLNNARSKTIIREIYKSSVTLVRNTNNLIPLDDTDSLNLASLSLGSQSITPFQTMLSNFVHVQHFCHSFHGLDEYADSVTELLRPYNLVIISLHNLTNSPDKGFGINTQLVSFINQILEKKNVILDIFGSPYVLSQFTDIKNIDVLLVSYQNSVDAQEVSAQIIFGSLAARGKLPVTGSHEFPVNTGIVTVGNSGLTYVVPGEIGIKPEELLYIDTLVLQSIADSVFPGCQIMAAVDGKVFYQKSFGYHTYNKFDPVKNTDLYDLASVTKIVATTLAVMKLEEEGKIDLDMKVGDYLPFARGTDKADLTIREIMAHQAQLKPWIPFYKNILHDGFPDTSIFSKTYSTLFPYRVAENLFIHRDYPWMMYDTIIASPLLTKKEYVYSDLGFYLLKRIIENVANRPFDSYVQEHFYKPLGLHTMCFCPRDHFDLMEIVPTEIDTVFRHQLIHGDVHDPGAAMFGGVSGHAGLFSDANDLLIIMQMLLQYGQYNGQRYLDSATVVEFTKQQFPYNRNRRGLGFDKPDTLADNNGPACGSASSQSFGHSGFTGTYTWADPENKLVYVFLSNRVYPTALNNKLIEKNIRTKIQQVFYDSLKKARK comes from the coding sequence ATGAGATGCAATTTTTATCCGGGTCTGACCATTATACTGTTTTTATCTTGTTTTGTTCCTGCTGTTTTGGCGCAGAATACGATCCAAATAAGTGGATATAAAACGAAGGTTGCCGATCATTGGGTCGACTCCGTTCTGAATTCATTATCTCTTGATGAGAAAATCGCTCAGTTACTTTCCGTAAGAGCTTACTCAAATAAGGGCCCGGAGCATCAGAAAGCAATTATGGATCTCATCCGCAAATATGGAATAGGAGGATTGACTTTTTTCCAGGGAGGACCGGTAAGACAGGCAATTCTTACCAATATTTATCAGTCGCAAGCTCAGGTGCCATTGTTAATATCACTTGATGCCGAATGGGGGCTGGGTATGCGTCTCGATAGCACGATATCTTTTCCGTACCAGATGACACTTGGGGCTATGAACAGTGATACCCTGGTTTATGCTATGGCTTCGGAAATCGCCAGGCAATGCAGGCGTCTTGGTGTTCATATGAACCTGGCGCCGGTTGTGGATATAAATAATAATCCGCATAATCCTGTCATCAATTACAGGTCCTTCGGGGAGGACAAAACGAATGTTGCCGGTAAAGGTCTCGCTTATATGCATGGCTTGCAGGACAATGGCGTGCTGGCTACTGCCAAACACTTTCCGGGACATGGCGATACCGGTAGCGACTCACATTATACCTTGCCTGTAATCAAACACTCCAAAAGCAGGTTGGATTCCCTGGAACTGGTACCGTTTAAGCAGCTTATTGATGAAGGTACTGCGGGAGTCATGATGGCTCATCTGTTCCTGCCGGCTTACGACACAACAAGGAATCTGGCATCCAGCTTATCGCAGCCCATTGTTAACGGCCTGCTTCGTGAATACATGGGATTCAAAGGCCTCATTATCACTGATGCACTCGATATGCAGGGCGTCACCAATTATTTTAAACCGGGAGATATCGAACTTCAGGCTTTCAGGGCTGGTAACGATATCCTGCTTCTTCCTCAGGATGTTCCCACCGCCATTAAAAGCATCAAACAGGCAGTTAGAAACGGACTTATTAAGGAATCCGATATCATATCAAGATGCAGAAATGTTTTGACATTTAAATACCTGGCAGGTCTGGCTGATTACAAACCTGTTATTATACGGGGGCTGACAGAAGATCTGAACAATGCCCGCAGCAAAACCATCATCCGGGAGATATACAAATCCTCCGTCACTCTTGTCAGAAATACGAATAATCTTATTCCATTAGATGATACGGATAGCCTCAATCTGGCTTCATTGTCACTCGGGAGTCAAAGTATCACTCCCTTTCAGACTATGCTGAGCAACTTTGTACATGTCCAACATTTCTGCCATTCATTTCACGGCCTTGATGAATACGCGGATTCGGTAACTGAACTCTTAAGGCCATATAACCTGGTCATCATTTCATTGCATAATCTCACCAATTCCCCTGATAAAGGTTTTGGCATAAACACCCAGCTGGTTTCCTTTATTAACCAGATACTGGAAAAGAAAAATGTCATTCTGGATATCTTTGGCAGTCCTTATGTGCTGTCGCAGTTCACAGATATTAAGAATATTGATGTATTGCTGGTTTCATACCAGAATTCTGTTGATGCCCAGGAAGTTTCTGCTCAGATCATCTTTGGCAGTCTTGCCGCCAGAGGAAAGCTCCCTGTTACGGGTTCCCATGAATTTCCAGTTAATACCGGCATTGTTACTGTAGGCAATTCCGGGCTGACTTATGTTGTACCCGGGGAAATTGGCATAAAACCGGAGGAATTGCTATACATAGATACATTGGTCTTGCAATCCATAGCTGACAGTGTCTTTCCGGGATGCCAGATCATGGCCGCAGTGGATGGAAAGGTATTTTACCAGAAGTCATTCGGCTATCACACATATAACAAGTTTGACCCGGTTAAAAACACTGACCTGTATGATCTGGCATCTGTAACTAAAATTGTGGCTACCACACTTGCCGTGATGAAGCTGGAGGAGGAGGGTAAGATCGATCTTGACATGAAAGTCGGGGATTATTTGCCTTTTGCACGGGGAACAGACAAAGCGGATCTGACAATCAGGGAGATAATGGCCCACCAGGCTCAATTGAAACCGTGGATACCCTTTTATAAAAATATCCTTCATGACGGCTTTCCTGATACTTCCATTTTTAGTAAAACATACTCAACGTTATTTCCTTACCGTGTTGCTGAGAACTTATTTATACACCGTGATTATCCATGGATGATGTACGATACGATCATAGCTTCCCCTTTATTGACGAAAAAAGAATATGTTTACAGTGATCTGGGTTTCTATCTGTTAAAAAGAATTATCGAGAATGTGGCCAACAGGCCTTTCGACAGTTATGTGCAAGAACATTTCTATAAACCTCTGGGACTGCATACCATGTGCTTTTGTCCACGAGACCATTTTGACCTGATGGAAATTGTGCCTACCGAGATTGATACAGTTTTCCGCCACCAACTCATCCATGGTGATGTTCATGATCCCGGCGCTGCCATGTTTGGAGGAGTTTCGGGCCATGCAGGACTGTTCTCTGATGCCAACGATCTGTTGATTATCATGCAAATGTTACTGCAATACGGCCAATATAATGGTCAAAGATATCTTGATAGCGCTACGGTAGTGGAATTTACCAAACAACAGTTTCCATACAACAGGAATCGCAGGGGACTGGGATTCGACAAACCGGATACATTGGCAGACAATAATGGACCGGCATGTGGCAGTGCTTCATCACAAAGCTTTGGACACTCCGGTTTCACGGGAACCTATACCTGGGCTGACCCGGAAAACAAACTCGTTTATGTATTCCTTTCAAACCGCGTTTATCCGACAGCCTTAAATAATAAACTAATCGAGAAGAATATCCGCACAAAAATTCAACAGGTTTTCTATGATTCATTGAAAAAAGCCCGCAAGTGA
- a CDS encoding protein-L-isoaspartate(D-aspartate) O-methyltransferase, which produces MPLIIHGHTILIDSYKHRGLRKQLIDSLRFKGIADEKVLKAMEEVPRHFFFDSSFLKYAYDDKPFPIGSGQTISQPYTVAFQTELLDVRKGDKILEIGTGSGYQACILARLGAKVFSVERVKSLYSRAKFLLGEMGYSNIKIFYGDGYKGLPAFQPFDRIIITAAAPFIPEVLIDQIKPGGMIVLPLGGGDVQVMTRVIKTTGQDYITEDHGLFRFVPLLSDKEEGE; this is translated from the coding sequence ATGCCCCTAATCATTCATGGTCATACTATCTTGATCGATTCATATAAACATAGAGGTCTCAGGAAACAGCTTATTGACAGCCTGCGTTTTAAAGGTATTGCCGATGAGAAGGTGCTGAAGGCGATGGAAGAAGTCCCGCGGCATTTTTTTTTCGATTCCTCATTTCTCAAATATGCCTATGACGACAAGCCATTCCCAATAGGTTCAGGGCAAACCATTTCACAACCTTATACTGTCGCTTTCCAGACTGAGCTGTTGGATGTAAGAAAGGGCGATAAAATCCTTGAAATCGGCACCGGTTCAGGTTATCAGGCTTGTATACTGGCCCGCCTGGGAGCAAAGGTTTTTTCGGTTGAACGTGTGAAAAGCCTTTATTCGAGGGCCAAATTCCTTCTGGGAGAAATGGGCTATTCAAACATTAAAATCTTCTATGGTGACGGCTACAAAGGGCTCCCCGCCTTTCAGCCTTTCGACAGGATTATCATCACAGCTGCAGCACCTTTCATTCCTGAAGTACTTATCGATCAAATCAAACCTGGAGGTATGATTGTACTCCCTCTTGGAGGAGGCGATGTACAGGTTATGACGCGTGTAATTAAAACAACCGGGCAGGATTATATAACCGAAGATCATGGATTATTCCGGTTTGTTCCGCTGCTTTCGGACAAAGAGGAAGGGGAATAG
- a CDS encoding Gfo/Idh/MocA family oxidoreductase translates to MLKIGVLGAGHLGKIHIKCIREVDDFYLAGFYDPDQLVTEQVKSEFGLMNFSSVTDLIEAVDVVDIVTPTLSHFDCASKALKRSKHVFIEKPIVATPAEARELMKIADEASVKVQVGHVERFNPAFLAVKPFLNHPMFIETHRLAQFNPRGTDVPVVLDLMIHDIDIVLSVVKSNVKKINASGVAIVSDTPDIANARLEFDNGCVANLTASRISLKNMRKTRFFQRDAYISVDFFEKSVEIIRLQDVLQGKPNPLSMIIDLGNGKGKKEIYFEKPEIKPVNAIKHELECFAEAIIKNSDPPVTISDGYQALEIAYQIMDKIRFLPNNL, encoded by the coding sequence ATGTTAAAAATTGGTGTTTTAGGCGCAGGCCACTTGGGGAAAATACACATCAAATGTATCAGGGAGGTTGATGATTTTTATCTGGCAGGTTTTTATGACCCGGATCAGTTAGTTACTGAACAGGTTAAAAGTGAGTTTGGCCTGATGAATTTCAGTTCGGTGACCGACCTGATTGAAGCTGTGGATGTTGTGGATATTGTGACACCAACGCTTTCGCATTTCGACTGTGCTTCAAAGGCTCTGAAACGATCAAAGCATGTTTTTATTGAAAAGCCGATTGTGGCTACACCTGCAGAAGCCAGGGAACTTATGAAAATCGCCGATGAGGCCAGCGTTAAAGTGCAGGTGGGGCATGTCGAACGTTTTAACCCTGCCTTCCTCGCCGTTAAACCCTTCCTTAATCATCCTATGTTCATTGAAACACATCGGCTGGCACAGTTTAATCCCAGAGGAACCGACGTGCCTGTCGTCCTCGATCTCATGATACATGATATTGATATTGTGCTAAGCGTGGTTAAGTCCAATGTGAAAAAGATAAATGCCAGCGGCGTGGCAATCGTCAGCGATACTCCCGATATAGCCAATGCCAGATTGGAATTCGATAATGGTTGTGTGGCCAATCTCACAGCAAGCAGAATATCATTGAAAAATATGAGGAAAACACGTTTCTTTCAGAGAGATGCATATATTTCAGTCGATTTTTTTGAAAAATCTGTTGAGATTATCAGATTACAGGATGTCCTTCAGGGTAAACCCAATCCGCTGTCTATGATCATCGATTTGGGCAATGGTAAAGGGAAAAAGGAGATCTATTTTGAAAAACCTGAGATAAAGCCTGTTAATGCGATAAAGCATGAACTGGAGTGTTTTGCTGAAGCCATCATCAAAAATAGCGATCCTCCTGTTACTATTAGCGATGGTTATCAGGCACTGGAAATTGCATACCAGATCATGGACAAGATCAGGTTCTTACCTAATAATCTTTGA